Proteins encoded by one window of Bremerella cremea:
- a CDS encoding SIR2 family protein, with protein MITTPEEYITEVTEEVQQCLSDKGCQPILFIGSGLSKRLFKGPSWVELLERLASGCPEIKKELAYYRQQSDDNLIDIGETFADCYMEWAWGTGKRKFPKELFESPDKQIFVKHIVCELFKKITPDALTGIRNRALQREIRLLQSIRPHAVITTNYDSLLEIIFPEYEPVIGQRILRTSYSSVGEIYKVHGCVSEPQSIVLTRKDYDEFLRKKKYLSAKLLTYFAEHPLLFIGYSAEDPNIKTILADIDEILAAEDELVSNIFLLSWDKEFDTRTTFPKEKVIHVEENRTIRIKNIVANSFEWVFDAFASDGELEQVSPKVLRTILARTYEMVRHDLPRKIVEVDYTQLERVTEGKGELPKLYGIATLDNPSTTNAYYPYTISQVGEQLGFPGWHGARKLLDTISSEKGVDITESDNQYHIKVKTGRGDKSATHNKYSDAAVSLLEKVKDGKEYKLMV; from the coding sequence ATGATTACAACACCGGAAGAGTACATCACAGAGGTAACCGAAGAAGTACAACAATGCCTTTCTGACAAAGGGTGTCAGCCCATTCTCTTCATTGGTTCGGGACTTTCTAAGCGTTTGTTCAAGGGGCCAAGCTGGGTAGAGTTACTTGAAAGACTTGCGTCTGGATGTCCCGAAATCAAGAAGGAACTCGCTTACTATCGGCAGCAGTCCGACGACAACCTAATTGACATCGGTGAGACTTTTGCTGACTGCTACATGGAATGGGCTTGGGGAACCGGAAAAAGAAAGTTCCCTAAAGAGCTATTTGAAAGTCCAGACAAGCAGATATTCGTCAAGCATATCGTATGTGAGTTGTTCAAGAAAATTACACCGGACGCACTGACAGGGATACGAAATAGAGCACTTCAGCGTGAAATCAGGCTCTTGCAGTCAATTCGACCACATGCTGTCATTACAACTAACTATGACTCATTACTTGAGATCATTTTCCCTGAATATGAACCGGTAATCGGGCAAAGAATACTCAGAACTAGCTACTCTAGCGTTGGCGAAATCTACAAGGTACATGGTTGCGTCTCCGAACCACAGAGCATTGTGCTCACACGGAAAGACTACGACGAATTCCTTCGCAAAAAGAAGTATCTCTCGGCCAAACTTCTTACCTACTTTGCTGAACATCCTCTGTTGTTTATCGGGTATTCTGCGGAAGATCCGAACATAAAGACTATTCTTGCTGACATTGATGAAATCCTTGCAGCGGAAGACGAGCTAGTTTCAAACATCTTTCTCCTGAGTTGGGACAAAGAATTCGATACTCGCACTACGTTCCCAAAAGAGAAGGTAATTCACGTTGAAGAAAACCGGACAATACGCATTAAGAACATCGTGGCCAATTCGTTCGAGTGGGTGTTTGATGCCTTTGCCAGTGACGGCGAGCTAGAGCAGGTAAGCCCCAAGGTATTGAGGACAATTCTTGCACGTACTTACGAGATGGTTCGCCATGACTTACCAAGGAAGATCGTAGAAGTTGACTATACTCAACTTGAACGTGTAACTGAGGGCAAAGGCGAATTGCCAAAGTTGTACGGCATCGCAACTCTGGACAATCCATCAACAACGAACGCCTACTACCCCTACACGATTTCGCAAGTTGGTGAGCAGTTGGGCTTTCCCGGTTGGCATGGAGCGAGGAAGCTTCTCGACACAATTAGCTCTGAGAAGGGAGTTGATATTACCGAGAGTGACAACCAATATCATATAAAGGTTAAGACGGGCCGGGGTGATAAGTCCGCAACACATAATAAATACTCTGATGCGGCAGTCAGCTTGCTTGAGAAAGTCAAGGACGGCAAAGAGTACAAACTCATGGTGTAA
- a CDS encoding copper homeostasis protein CutC yields the protein MPLNARAEVLLEVCIASVEDAIAACRGGADRLELNLGIELGGLTPSIGLLEEVKRAVDLPVVAMVRPKPGGFVYSPAELRLMMRDAEMLLAAGADGIVSGALQEDGTLDREFWLSLRQLSIGRPLVFHRALDTVTDPKSLLQPLIDLGTTRVLTSGGCDTVWEGRDQIALWQQLFGNQLEILPGAGVTPDNAVPLIRAIGCNQLHGSFSRLQRSNSSGWLREQSFRQTCPQLVSAARAALNS from the coding sequence TTGCCTTTGAACGCTCGAGCCGAAGTTTTACTGGAAGTTTGCATTGCTTCAGTCGAAGACGCAATCGCTGCGTGCCGTGGCGGTGCTGATCGGTTGGAGCTGAATCTGGGGATAGAGCTAGGTGGATTGACGCCGAGCATTGGTCTGTTGGAAGAAGTCAAGCGTGCGGTGGACTTGCCGGTTGTGGCCATGGTGCGGCCCAAACCTGGCGGGTTTGTCTACTCACCGGCTGAACTGCGCTTGATGATGAGAGATGCCGAGATGCTATTAGCTGCCGGAGCAGATGGGATTGTCTCAGGTGCGCTGCAGGAAGACGGGACGCTCGATCGTGAATTCTGGCTTTCCCTGAGGCAGCTATCCATAGGGCGACCGCTTGTTTTCCATCGAGCTTTGGATACCGTGACCGATCCGAAATCCCTTCTGCAACCACTGATCGATTTGGGGACAACACGCGTGCTCACATCCGGCGGTTGTGATACCGTGTGGGAAGGACGCGATCAGATTGCGCTGTGGCAACAGCTTTTCGGCAACCAACTGGAAATCTTACCCGGTGCAGGCGTTACGCCAGACAATGCGGTACCCCTAATTCGTGCCATCGGCTGCAATCAGTTACATGGTTCCTTCAGCCGTTTGCAACGCAGTAATTCTTCCGGTTGGCTACGCGAGCAAAGCTTTCGCCAGACTTGCCCGCAACTTGTCTCCGCCGCCAGAGCAGCTCTTAATTCATAA